GCCAGCCAACTTATTGATTCCGGTGGCGCACTCGTTTCTGAATTTCCCCTTGCGGCGCATCCCAAACGGGAACATTTTCCTCGACGAAATCGCATTATCAGCGGGCTTAGTCGTGGAGTTCTGGTTGTTGAGGCAGCGCTACGCAGCGGATCGCTCGTCACCGCCCGAAGTGCACTTGAGCAAGGTCGTGAGGTTTTTGCGCTGCCCGGCCCGATTGGGAGTCCCGGTAGTGAGGGGCCGCACTGGTTAATCAAACAAGGGGCAACTTTGGTGACATCTGCCGGCGAGATCCTCGAAAGTTTGCAATACGGGCTAAGCTGGCTACCTGAACCAGGTGGAAATTCATTTTATTCTTCAGATCAAGAAGAGGTGGCATTGCCATTTCCTGAGCTCCTGGCTAACGTAGGAGATGAGGTAACACCTGTTGACGTCGTCGCTGAACGTGCCGGCCAACCTGTGCCAGTCACAGCTGCTCAATTGCTTGAACTGGAGTTAGCAGGATGGATCGCAGCTGTACCCGGCGGCTATGTCCGATTGAGGAGGGCAAGCCATGTTCGACGTACTAATGTACTTGTTTGAGACTTACATCCATAACGAAGCTGAAATGCGTGTGGATCAAGACAAACTGGAACGGGATCTTACCGACGCCGGATTTGATCGTGAAGATATCTACAACGCTCTTTTGTGGCTGGAAAAGCTGGCTGATTATCAGGAAGGCCTCGCCGAACCGATGCAGCTTGCTTCTGATCCACTCTCAGTGCGTATCTATACTGCTGAAGAGTGCGAAAGGCTGGATGCCAGTTGCCGGGGATTTTTGTTGTTCCTTGAGCAGATTCAGGTGCTAAACCTCGAAACCCGAGAAATGGTGATAGAACGTGTGCTGGCGCTGGATACGGCAGAGTTCGATCTGGAAGATCTTAAATGGGTCATTCTGATGGTACTCTTCAATATTCCAGGATGTGAAAACGCATACCAGCAGATGGAAGAATTACTCTTTGAAGTGAATGAAGGTATGCTGCACTAATCATTTTTGCAGCTTCAAGAGTCGTTATGGCCAAATCAGCACTGTTTTCGGTGCGCAACAACGAGCCCTGCCCACAATGCGGGGCTGAACTTGTTATCCGTTCCGGGAAACACGGCCCGTTTCTCGGATGTTCCCATTATCCGGAATGTGACTACGTTCGTCCCCTGAAGAGCCAGGCGGATGGACATATTGTTAAAGTTCTGGATGGGCATCCGTGCCCGGACTGCGGCGCGCCGATGGTATTACGGCAAGGGCGTTTTGGTATGTTTATCGGTTGTAGCCA
The Kosakonia oryzae genome window above contains:
- the dprA gene encoding DNA-protecting protein DprA, which produces MTSTEIRLRLLQVGDLCGDKWLRTAQWLEQNKGATSEELEHFGLTTAQVRRFFSLSAQDLERGLDWLSQANHHLISASDAAYPESLRAIADYPGAILVKGEVSALKTQQLAVVGSRAHSWYGERWGRLFCEVLARSGFTITSGMALGIDSIAHRAALNVGGKSVAVLGNGLFSLYPRRHSALASQLIDSGGALVSEFPLAAHPKREHFPRRNRIISGLSRGVLVVEAALRSGSLVTARSALEQGREVFALPGPIGSPGSEGPHWLIKQGATLVTSAGEILESLQYGLSWLPEPGGNSFYSSDQEEVALPFPELLANVGDEVTPVDVVAERAGQPVPVTAAQLLELELAGWIAAVPGGYVRLRRASHVRRTNVLV
- the smg gene encoding DUF494 family protein Smg translates to MFDVLMYLFETYIHNEAEMRVDQDKLERDLTDAGFDREDIYNALLWLEKLADYQEGLAEPMQLASDPLSVRIYTAEECERLDASCRGFLLFLEQIQVLNLETREMVIERVLALDTAEFDLEDLKWVILMVLFNIPGCENAYQQMEELLFEVNEGMLH